The Chthoniobacterales bacterium genome contains a region encoding:
- a CDS encoding ABC-F family ATP-binding cassette domain-containing protein has translation MLTIRKLKKTLGGRTLFEDAAMQVNYGERVALVGPNGAGKSTLFGLILKKDEPDTGTIERDEWTMIGHLAQEGEALGEETVMDVATGRAGEVPALEKRLAEMEASGDVESAEYQEATNKHTALVDPKVEAKAKKILVGLGYKEGDFERKAKELSGGWVMRAHLARLLVMEPDLLLLDEPTNHLDLLSLLWLQQYLKTYSGAVLLISHDRQFMDEIIETVYDIADQKLVQYTGNYTAYLEQREQRYEQQNAAYKNQQKQIAQLQEFYDRFRQVASKASQAMSKLKEIERMELIEKPTPPKKPFRFQIPQPPRGGQRAISLEGIHMAYGAHKVYEGLDLTIERGERTVLVGPNGAGKSTLLKILAGVLEFQKGVRNEGHNAKIGYFSQHRAATLDPNKSILDEVMASNGELAENEARGILGSFLFRKDDIYKKTSVLSGGEKTRLNLIKFLVDPPNLLLMDEPTTHLDIHTVESLILALEKYEGTLVFISHDVHFIRHLATKVLHVNAGTVTGYPGGYDYFLEKTGALGNDRAAITAD, from the coding sequence ATGCTCACGATTCGCAAACTCAAGAAAACCCTCGGCGGCCGCACGCTGTTCGAGGACGCCGCCATGCAGGTCAACTACGGCGAACGCGTCGCCCTCGTCGGCCCGAACGGCGCCGGCAAATCCACGCTCTTCGGCCTCATCCTCAAGAAGGACGAACCCGACACCGGCACCATCGAGCGCGACGAGTGGACCATGATCGGCCACCTTGCCCAGGAAGGCGAAGCCCTCGGCGAAGAGACCGTGATGGACGTCGCCACCGGCCGCGCCGGCGAAGTCCCCGCCCTCGAAAAACGCCTCGCCGAGATGGAGGCCTCCGGCGACGTCGAGAGCGCCGAGTATCAGGAAGCCACGAACAAACACACCGCCCTCGTCGATCCCAAGGTCGAGGCGAAGGCCAAGAAGATCCTCGTCGGCCTCGGCTACAAGGAGGGCGACTTCGAGCGCAAGGCGAAGGAGCTGAGCGGCGGCTGGGTGATGCGCGCCCACCTCGCGCGCCTCCTCGTGATGGAGCCCGACCTCCTCCTCCTCGACGAGCCGACGAACCACCTCGACCTCCTCTCGCTCCTCTGGCTCCAGCAGTATCTCAAGACCTACTCCGGCGCTGTGCTCCTCATCTCGCACGACCGCCAGTTCATGGACGAGATCATCGAGACCGTCTACGACATCGCCGACCAGAAGCTCGTCCAATACACCGGCAACTACACCGCCTACCTCGAACAGCGCGAGCAGCGCTACGAGCAGCAGAACGCCGCCTACAAGAACCAGCAGAAGCAGATCGCCCAGCTCCAGGAGTTCTACGACCGCTTCCGCCAGGTCGCCTCGAAGGCCTCGCAGGCCATGAGCAAGCTCAAGGAAATCGAGCGCATGGAGCTCATCGAGAAACCCACGCCGCCCAAGAAGCCTTTCCGCTTCCAGATTCCCCAGCCGCCCCGCGGGGGCCAGCGCGCGATTTCACTCGAAGGCATCCACATGGCCTACGGCGCGCACAAGGTCTACGAGGGCCTCGACCTCACCATCGAGCGCGGCGAGCGCACCGTGCTCGTCGGCCCGAACGGCGCCGGCAAATCCACGCTGCTCAAGATCCTCGCCGGCGTGCTCGAGTTCCAGAAAGGCGTCCGCAACGAGGGCCACAACGCCAAGATCGGCTATTTCAGCCAGCACCGCGCCGCCACGCTCGACCCGAACAAATCCATCCTCGACGAAGTCATGGCCAGCAACGGCGAGCTCGCCGAGAACGAAGCTCGCGGCATCCTCGGCTCCTTCCTCTTCCGCAAGGACGACATCTACAAGAAGACCAGCGTGCTGAGCGGCGGCGAAAAGACGCGCCTGAACCTCATCAAGTTCCTCGTCGACCCGCCGAACCTCCTCCTCATGGACGAGCCCACGACGCACCTCGACATCCACACGGTCGAGTCGCTCATCCTCGCGCTGGAGAAATACGAGGGCACGCTCGTGTTCATTTCGCACGACGTCCACTTCATCCGCCACCTCGCGACGAAGGTCCTCCATGTGAATGCCGGCACCGTCACCGGCTACCCCGGCGGCTACGACTACTTCCTCGAGAAGACCGGCGCCCTCGGCAACGACCGCGCCGCCATCACCGCGGATTGA
- a CDS encoding addiction module protein, with the protein MIELAEIRQLPLREKLVVMEALWEGIVAQEDQLEVPQWHKDILDEREKLVQSGEAKFVDWEVAKREIRESLQ; encoded by the coding sequence ATGATCGAGCTTGCCGAAATCAGACAGCTCCCGCTTCGCGAGAAACTCGTCGTGATGGAGGCCCTCTGGGAAGGAATCGTCGCCCAGGAGGACCAGCTCGAAGTGCCGCAGTGGCACAAGGACATCCTGGACGAGCGGGAGAAGCTCGTGCAATCGGGTGAGGCGAAATTCGTGGATTGGGAAGTCGCCAAGCGAGAGATCCGAGAGTCTCTGCAATGA
- a CDS encoding TIGR03862 family flavoprotein, protein MDASTFSIAVIGGGPAGLRAAEIAAEGGAAVTVFDAKASVGRKFLVAGGGGLNLTKSEPTERFAARYSGPEMPANFWPALIAEFGPEDLRAWAAGLGVETFEASTGRVYPREMKAAPLLRGWVQRLRRAGVRFAMHHRFVGWNADGALEFATPDGPRAVKADATILALGGGSWPETGSDGDWVAALEARGIAVAPLRPANCGWAVAWLAEVLAVAEGRPLKNVGGRAGDAAVRGELMVTRHGLEGGAIYALGAALRAMDRPELVIDFKPDVSAEDLVRKMGPARRNWIAEARQRWRLDDATAAIFATHPDAAMWNAAADVAAAVKNFPVALLGPRPLAEAISSAGGVRWSELDETLMLRRMPGVFAAGEMIDWEAPTGGYLMQGAFATGRRAAQGALRWVRDV, encoded by the coding sequence GTGGATGCATCGACCTTCTCAATCGCGGTAATCGGCGGCGGCCCGGCGGGGCTGCGGGCGGCGGAAATCGCGGCGGAAGGCGGCGCGGCGGTGACGGTGTTCGATGCGAAGGCGTCGGTAGGGCGCAAGTTCCTCGTGGCCGGCGGCGGCGGGCTGAATCTCACGAAGAGCGAGCCGACGGAGCGCTTCGCGGCGCGGTATTCCGGGCCGGAGATGCCGGCGAATTTCTGGCCGGCGCTGATCGCGGAGTTCGGACCGGAGGATTTGCGCGCGTGGGCGGCGGGGCTGGGCGTGGAGACTTTCGAGGCCTCGACGGGGCGCGTGTATCCGCGCGAGATGAAGGCGGCGCCGCTGCTGCGCGGCTGGGTGCAGCGGCTGCGGCGGGCGGGCGTGCGCTTTGCGATGCATCATCGTTTCGTGGGATGGAACGCGGACGGCGCGCTGGAATTTGCGACGCCCGACGGCCCGCGAGCGGTGAAGGCCGACGCGACGATTCTCGCGCTCGGGGGCGGCTCGTGGCCGGAGACGGGATCCGACGGCGACTGGGTCGCGGCGCTGGAGGCGCGCGGGATCGCGGTGGCGCCGCTGCGGCCGGCGAATTGCGGCTGGGCGGTGGCGTGGCTGGCGGAGGTGCTCGCGGTGGCGGAGGGGCGTCCGCTGAAGAACGTCGGCGGGCGGGCGGGCGATGCCGCGGTGCGCGGGGAGCTGATGGTGACGCGCCATGGCCTGGAGGGTGGCGCGATTTACGCGCTTGGCGCGGCGTTGCGGGCGATGGACCGGCCGGAGCTGGTGATCGATTTCAAGCCGGACGTCAGCGCGGAGGATCTCGTCAGAAAGATGGGCCCGGCGCGGCGCAACTGGATCGCCGAGGCGCGGCAGCGCTGGCGACTGGACGACGCGACGGCAGCCATTTTCGCCACGCATCCCGATGCGGCGATGTGGAATGCCGCGGCGGACGTGGCGGCGGCGGTGAAGAATTTTCCGGTGGCGTTGCTCGGGCCGCGCCCGCTGGCGGAGGCGATTTCCTCGGCGGGTGGCGTGCGGTGGAGCGAGCTCGACGAGACGCTGATGCTGCGGCGAATGCCGGGCGTATTCGCGGCGGGCGAGATGATCGACTGGGAGGCGCCGACGGGCGGCTATCTCATGCAGGGGGCGTTTGCGACGGGTAGGCGCGCGGCGCAGGGTGCGCTACGATGGGTGCGCGATGTTTGA
- the rsgA gene encoding ribosome small subunit-dependent GTPase A: MAEKTLEDLGWNVAFEEAFAPFHAEGWVPARLIRDNKISYGALLPGDDGFDEREVVMSGKVYHDAETDADLPAVGDWVALELGDDETETVIRARLPRQKCLSRKMPGRSTEEQVIAANVDLVVVVTESGPDFNLRRMERYFAIIGLSGARAMVLVNKADLFPVAQSEAAAEEIRRLNPDAEVFITNATKSRTLTPLRQHLTRGVTMTFVGSSGVGKSSVINQLLGGDYQDTDGVNEVTGKGRHTTTARELMVLRKGGIIIDNPGIREVQMWTSETTLRERFADIAELAAQCKFADCRHGSNAGCAVRAAVEAGTLSPARYEGFLKLDHEVAELRQNRQKRQMTIDRRERREVKSKAKRFARRHDADAEADD; the protein is encoded by the coding sequence ATGGCGGAGAAGACGCTCGAGGATCTGGGCTGGAACGTGGCCTTCGAGGAGGCCTTTGCGCCGTTTCACGCCGAGGGGTGGGTGCCGGCGCGCCTGATCCGCGACAACAAGATTTCCTACGGCGCGCTGCTGCCGGGGGACGATGGGTTTGACGAGCGGGAGGTCGTGATGAGCGGCAAGGTCTACCACGATGCGGAGACGGATGCCGACCTGCCGGCGGTCGGCGACTGGGTGGCCCTGGAGCTGGGCGATGACGAGACGGAGACGGTGATCCGCGCGCGGCTGCCGCGCCAGAAATGCCTCTCGCGCAAGATGCCGGGCCGCAGCACGGAGGAGCAGGTGATCGCCGCTAATGTGGACCTCGTGGTGGTGGTGACGGAGAGCGGGCCGGATTTCAACCTGCGGCGGATGGAGCGTTACTTCGCGATCATCGGCCTGAGCGGGGCGCGGGCGATGGTGCTCGTGAACAAGGCCGATCTTTTTCCCGTCGCGCAGAGCGAGGCGGCCGCGGAGGAAATCCGCCGGCTGAATCCCGACGCGGAGGTCTTCATCACGAACGCGACGAAGTCCCGCACGCTCACGCCGCTGCGCCAGCACCTCACGCGCGGCGTGACGATGACGTTCGTCGGCTCGAGCGGCGTGGGGAAATCCTCGGTGATCAATCAGCTGCTCGGCGGCGATTACCAGGACACGGACGGCGTGAACGAGGTGACCGGCAAGGGCCGGCACACGACGACGGCGCGCGAGCTGATGGTGCTGCGCAAGGGCGGCATCATCATCGACAACCCAGGCATCCGCGAGGTGCAGATGTGGACGAGCGAGACGACGCTGCGCGAGCGGTTCGCCGACATCGCGGAGCTGGCGGCGCAGTGCAAGTTCGCCGATTGCCGCCACGGCTCGAACGCCGGCTGCGCCGTGCGCGCGGCGGTGGAGGCGGGCACGCTCTCGCCGGCGCGCTACGAGGGATTCCTCAAGCTCGACCACGAGGTCGCGGAGCTGCGGCAGAATCGACAGAAGCGCCAGATGACCATCGACCGCCGAGAGCGCCGCGAGGTGAAGAGCAAGGCGAAGCGGTTCGCCCGGCGGCACGACGCGGATGCCGAGGCGGATGACTAG
- a CDS encoding YceI family protein — translation MNASALAEALASPHSPRLLHVLPAEHFAAAHIAGAVNACIYETAFLEKVRALAPDPALPIVVYGEGAPSLDSEEAATTLRAAGYTDVSDFRGGLREWRAAALPVLGHGALPVPPVPDGRYLADPATSVIRWTGRNLFNHHHGRIPLAEGAVEWRRGSLIAATFAIDLREIVCEDLADAGYNAMLIRHLHSPDFFDIERHPTARFEMTRAEAIPTATEGTPNFAIAGPFTLRGVTREITFPATIAAADADHLTAQAVLEIDRTQWGSHYGSGRFFAFLGPHVVNDHILLHLKIHATRA, via the coding sequence ATGAACGCCTCCGCTCTCGCCGAAGCTCTCGCCAGCCCTCATTCGCCCCGGCTCCTCCACGTCCTGCCCGCGGAGCATTTCGCCGCGGCCCACATCGCCGGGGCCGTGAATGCGTGCATCTACGAGACCGCCTTCCTCGAGAAGGTGCGCGCCCTCGCTCCTGACCCCGCGCTCCCCATCGTCGTCTACGGCGAAGGCGCGCCTTCGCTCGACTCCGAGGAAGCCGCAACGACGCTGCGCGCGGCCGGCTACACCGACGTTTCGGACTTCCGCGGCGGCCTGCGGGAATGGCGCGCGGCGGCTCTGCCGGTCCTCGGCCATGGGGCTCTACCCGTCCCACCCGTGCCGGACGGACGCTACCTCGCCGACCCTGCGACGAGCGTGATCCGCTGGACCGGGCGCAATCTGTTCAACCACCACCACGGCCGCATCCCGCTTGCCGAGGGCGCGGTCGAATGGCGCCGCGGCTCGCTGATCGCCGCGACATTCGCCATCGATCTTCGCGAGATCGTTTGCGAGGACCTCGCGGATGCCGGCTACAACGCGATGCTCATCCGCCACCTGCACTCGCCGGACTTTTTCGACATCGAGCGGCACCCGACCGCGCGTTTCGAAATGACGCGCGCCGAGGCGATTCCCACCGCGACGGAGGGCACCCCGAACTTCGCGATCGCCGGCCCCTTCACCCTGCGCGGGGTCACTCGCGAGATCACCTTTCCCGCCACCATCGCCGCGGCCGACGCCGATCACCTCACCGCGCAGGCCGTGCTGGAGATCGATCGCACCCAATGGGGCAGTCATTACGGCTCGGGCCGGTTCTTCGCCTTCCTCGGGCCGCACGTGGTGAACGACCACATCCTCCTGCACCTCAAGATTCACGCCACGCGCGCCTGA